TTTCTATATAATGTGATTGTAATTATTTCTTTTTCAAGAATTCATCAACTTCTTCAGGAGCCATAATAGATTCTACGAATGTATATGCACCAGTTTTAGGAGATTTTACCATTTTGATGGCTTTTGATAATCTCTTAGAAGATGTTTGTAACGATGCTACGGTTTTCTTTGCCATGATTCAAATGTTATTTGAAGCTTTTATAAAACTCTCATGGCTAAACCATTCGAGATTTACAAAAATCTCTAATTATTACTTAATTTCTTTGTGAACAGTTACTCTTTTCAAGATTGGATTAAATTTTTTTAATCTCTAATCTGTCTGGAGTATTTTTTTTGTTCTTAGTTGTAATATATCTAGAAGTACCTGGAACACCAGAAGTCTTGTGCTCAGTACATTCTAAAATTACCTGGATTCTATTACCTTTCTTTGCCATCTTGCTATATATTTATTTAGGAAAAGATTATTTGATAAATCCTTCTGACTGTGCTTTTTTCAAAACAGCAGTGATTCCATTTTTATTAATTGTTTTTATCGTAGATGCTGCTACTCTAAGAGTAATCCATCTATCTTCTTCTGGAAGATAAAAACGCTTTTTAACTAAGTTTACAGAAAACTTTCTCTTAGTTTTGTTCATAGCGTGAGAAACGTTATTTCCTACCATCGCTCTTTTACCTGTAAGGTCACAAACTCTTGACATTATACTTATCTTTTATCGTTATTCAAAATCAGGGTGCAAAGAAAAGAAAAATAAACGATTGAAACAAAAAATTATCGCACAATTTTTAAAATTTCTTTCTGTAAGATCTCCAAACTCTTAATCGTCGCTCTATCTATCACTTTTTCACGAGGTTGGCCAAAGTTAAATTCTTCGACAATTATACCATCCGGAGTAGCCAAAGCGATAAAAACAGCTCCAATTTCAGCATCTGAATCCCCTTTTGTCGGTCCGGCGTTCCCAGTTGTCGCGATTGCATAGTCTGTTTTTAGTATCTCTTTAACGCTCAAAGCCATAGCCGAAGCAACCTCTGCACTTACAACCGAAAACTGATCGACTAAATCTTGCGAGACACCGAGAACATTAACCTTCGCTTCTGTTGCATACGAGACTATACTGCCTTTAAAATAATTAGAAGCTCCGGGAACAGCTGATAAAACAGAAGCAATTTTTCCTCCTGTAAAACTTTCAGCAGTTGAAATTGTTTTCTTTTGTTTTGTCAGTATTTTTCCAATTACTGATTCTATTGTTTCATTTTCTTCATAACCTACTATAATATCATG
Above is a genomic segment from uncultured Flavobacterium sp. containing:
- a CDS encoding DUF4295 domain-containing protein, translated to MAKKTVASLQTSSKRLSKAIKMVKSPKTGAYTFVESIMAPEEVDEFLKKK
- the rpmB gene encoding 50S ribosomal protein L28 — translated: MSRVCDLTGKRAMVGNNVSHAMNKTKRKFSVNLVKKRFYLPEEDRWITLRVAASTIKTINKNGITAVLKKAQSEGFIK